One Calditrichia bacterium DNA window includes the following coding sequences:
- a CDS encoding toprim domain-containing protein → MNASVTQFLLEKHGIQVSAGKQTGCPYCGHNSLSINRDDNLAKCFFPSCGKFIKPFSSNNDFYSKVYHVLEKLYQDFHNELLKQQNQTDQTAYSYLSRERNLHPQIIKDAMLGVVPQEYNSSSIFSDIEDELSEKLQNKKQSRTGKRGRPLKQTGLSEEDQIGLIQTIKEKLLNCLEGTAGWLCFFYTDENHRITAIRFRKPYSKEILFFKPFQKVGVFGLNLFAPFKSPEWTFYNQSFIVVEGEFNLLSLQSLTIKYCKSQGWHPGYIHAAAVGSVTCADCQTLRKVCKTPIICYDND, encoded by the coding sequence ATGAATGCGTCAGTAACACAATTTTTGCTTGAAAAACACGGTATTCAGGTAAGTGCAGGTAAGCAAACCGGGTGTCCGTATTGTGGTCATAATAGTCTTTCTATAAATCGGGATGACAATCTCGCAAAATGCTTTTTTCCAAGTTGTGGAAAATTCATCAAACCCTTTTCAAGCAACAATGATTTCTATTCAAAAGTATATCACGTTCTTGAAAAATTGTATCAAGATTTTCATAATGAATTGCTTAAACAACAAAACCAAACAGATCAAACTGCTTATTCGTATCTATCACGAGAACGAAATCTTCACCCCCAAATAATAAAAGACGCAATGTTAGGGGTTGTCCCCCAAGAGTACAATTCGAGTTCTATATTTTCAGACATTGAAGATGAGCTAAGTGAAAAACTACAAAATAAAAAGCAAAGCAGAACAGGAAAACGCGGCAGGCCTCTTAAACAAACTGGCTTGAGTGAAGAGGATCAAATAGGTCTTATACAAACAATCAAAGAAAAATTACTCAACTGTCTTGAAGGCACCGCCGGTTGGCTTTGCTTTTTCTATACCGATGAAAATCATCGTATAACAGCAATTCGTTTCAGAAAACCCTATTCAAAAGAAATTCTTTTTTTTAAGCCTTTTCAAAAAGTTGGGGTTTTCGGGTTAAACTTGTTTGCCCCTTTCAAGTCTCCAGAATGGACCTTCTACAACCAAAGCTTCATTGTTGTTGAGGGTGAATTTAATTTGTTATCACTTCAATCACTTACAATAAAGTATTGTAAATCGCAAGGATGGCATCCTGGGTATATTCATGCCGCAGCCGTCGGCAGCGTGACTTGCGCAGACTGCCAAACCCTTCGAAAAGTATGCAAAACACCCATCATCTGTTATGATAATGATTGA
- a CDS encoding IS3 family transposase (programmed frameshift) has translation MKEETTRRVFTTEFKKEAVKLVLEGDQKIAEVSRNLGIHPNNLSRWIQEFKQNGTAAFPGKGKLLPEAEEMRRLEKELASVKAERDNLKKSLGHFLETQQMKFEFIDNHRSEFSVEKMCRVLDVSRSGYYRLRNAPESDRKNSNEALYVRIKETYDAAHGTYGSPRITRELRDKGIQCSENRVARLMRKKELAAKTKRKFKVTTDSKHDLPVAPNLVEQDFSSPAPNRLWVSDITYVWTLEGWLYLAIILDVFSRQIVGWSMNQRMTKDLVLNALKSALGRRKIPSGMIFHSDRGSQYAARAVGEFLKQRNIQQSMSKKGDCYDNAMAESFFSSLKREFIYPFPVFKTRNEAKQSIFYYIEIFYNKIRKHSAIGYLTPVQFEQLKFINAA, from the exons ATGAAAGAAGAAACAACACGAAGGGTTTTTACAACAGAGTTCAAAAAAGAAGCTGTTAAATTAGTTCTCGAGGGCGATCAAAAGATTGCCGAGGTATCTCGGAATCTGGGTATTCATCCCAACAACCTGAGTCGCTGGATTCAGGAGTTCAAACAAAACGGCACAGCTGCATTTCCGGGAAAAGGCAAGCTGCTTCCCGAAGCTGAAGAAATGCGTCGTCTGGAAAAAGAACTGGCATCTGTCAAAGCGGAGCGCGACA ATCTTAAAAAAAGCCTTGGCCATTTTCTCGAAACACAGCAAATGAAGTTTGAATTCATCGACAATCACCGCTCCGAATTTTCTGTGGAGAAAATGTGCCGGGTTCTGGATGTATCCAGGAGCGGCTATTATCGCTTGCGCAATGCCCCGGAAAGTGACCGTAAAAATAGTAATGAAGCACTTTACGTGCGAATTAAAGAAACCTATGATGCCGCTCATGGCACCTATGGAAGCCCGAGAATCACCCGTGAATTACGGGATAAAGGCATCCAATGCAGTGAGAATCGCGTTGCCCGGCTGATGCGGAAAAAGGAGTTGGCAGCCAAAACAAAGCGCAAATTCAAGGTGACCACCGATTCCAAACACGATCTGCCGGTGGCTCCCAATCTGGTTGAACAAGACTTCAGTTCCCCGGCACCGAATCGGTTATGGGTATCAGACATCACCTACGTCTGGACGCTGGAAGGATGGCTGTATCTGGCAATCATTCTGGACGTATTCTCTCGCCAGATTGTTGGCTGGTCAATGAATCAGCGAATGACCAAAGACCTGGTGTTAAACGCTCTAAAAAGCGCCCTGGGGCGCCGTAAGATCCCTTCAGGGATGATCTTTCACTCCGACCGCGGTAGCCAGTATGCCGCCCGCGCTGTTGGTGAATTTTTGAAACAACGGAACATTCAGCAAAGCATGAGCAAAAAAGGCGACTGTTACGACAATGCCATGGCTGAAAGTTTCTTTAGTTCCTTGAAACGCGAATTCATTTATCCGTTCCCGGTTTTCAAAACCCGGAATGAAGCAAAACAAAGC